Proteins from a genomic interval of Gemmatimonadales bacterium:
- a CDS encoding site-2 protease family protein produces the protein MQWSFRIGRVNGTDVKVHITFLALVAWWGYAAYADGGRAAAVQAVIFLLGLFTCVLLHEFGHILMARRFGVRTPDVILLPIGGLARLERMPEEPRQELLIAAAGPAVTLAIALLIFAALRLAGAPLDSGQLDPSQPGLAQQLLWINVALLLFNLLPIFPMDGGRMLRALLAMRVGLQRATRIAARVGQGGAIVLGAWGLGFFSRWGLGPNIVLVLIAIFVYLAAGAEGAAVETRTAGRGLTVRELMITQFVALPVHATLQQAVDALLAGEQGEFPVVDNWGKIEGLLTRDGLIRGLSQLGAAASVERAMDPGIVPLPLDLPFDAALERLVQSGLPALPVVDRGGTLVGLLTGDNVKDVLLVRQAGIHFPQRSV, from the coding sequence ATGCAGTGGTCGTTCCGAATCGGGCGGGTCAACGGCACCGACGTCAAGGTGCACATCACCTTCCTCGCGCTGGTCGCGTGGTGGGGCTACGCCGCCTACGCCGACGGCGGGCGGGCGGCGGCCGTCCAGGCGGTGATTTTCCTTTTGGGCCTCTTCACCTGCGTGCTGCTCCACGAATTCGGGCACATCCTGATGGCGCGACGCTTCGGCGTGCGGACCCCCGACGTCATTCTCCTCCCGATCGGCGGGCTGGCCCGCCTCGAGCGGATGCCCGAGGAGCCGCGGCAGGAACTGCTGATCGCCGCCGCCGGCCCTGCCGTCACCCTTGCCATCGCGCTGCTCATCTTCGCCGCACTGCGGCTGGCCGGCGCGCCCCTCGATTCGGGGCAGCTCGATCCCTCGCAGCCTGGCCTCGCCCAGCAGCTCCTCTGGATCAACGTGGCGCTGCTCCTCTTCAACCTCCTGCCGATCTTCCCAATGGATGGCGGCCGCATGCTGCGCGCGCTGCTCGCCATGCGCGTGGGCCTGCAGCGGGCCACCCGCATCGCGGCCCGCGTGGGCCAGGGCGGCGCCATCGTGCTGGGCGCCTGGGGCCTCGGGTTCTTTTCCAGGTGGGGACTCGGGCCGAACATCGTGCTGGTGCTCATCGCGATTTTCGTCTATCTGGCCGCGGGCGCGGAGGGCGCCGCGGTGGAGACCCGCACTGCGGGGCGCGGGCTGACGGTGCGGGAGTTGATGATCACCCAGTTCGTTGCCCTCCCGGTGCACGCCACGCTGCAGCAGGCGGTGGACGCGCTCCTGGCCGGCGAGCAGGGCGAGTTTCCCGTGGTCGACAACTGGGGAAAGATCGAAGGGCTGTTGACCCGCGACGGACTGATCCGCGGCCTCTCGCAGCTGGGAGCAGCGGCGAGCGTCGAGCGGGCCATGGATCCAGGAATTGTGCCGCTACCGCTGGACTTGCCGTTCGACGCTGCGCTGGAACGCCTGGTCCAGAGTGGACTCCCTGCGCTCCCGGTCGTTGACCGGGGCGGTACCCTGGTTGGCCTGTTGACCGGCGACAACGTGAAGGACGTCCTGCTGGTGCGCCAGGCGGGGATTCACTTCCCGCAGCGGAGCGTCTAG
- a CDS encoding TIGR01777 family oxidoreductase → MMTRTVVISGASGLLGSALLPALTAAGWGHRSLVRRAPGAGEVRWAPSNGTIDTDALAGVTGAVHLAGEPIAEGRWSADKKARIRSSRILGTRLLSESLASLPTRPEVLVSASAIGIYGNRGDEVLNEDSSLGADFLSEVGKEWEAATAPARDAGIRVVNLRFGIILAADGGALPRMVKPFLLGAGGPIGNGRQWMSWVAIEDAVRIVLRALEDARMTGPVNAVSPNPVRNTDFADRLGEVLHRPALVPAPAFALRLLFGEMADAALLASQRVAPARLLEGGFEFRYPTLPEALRAVLDR, encoded by the coding sequence ATGATGACCAGAACCGTCGTTATCTCAGGTGCCTCCGGCCTGCTCGGATCCGCGCTGCTCCCAGCGCTGACCGCCGCGGGGTGGGGGCACCGTTCGTTGGTGCGCCGAGCCCCCGGCGCCGGCGAGGTCCGGTGGGCCCCCTCCAACGGCACCATCGACACCGATGCCCTCGCCGGCGTCACGGGGGCCGTCCACCTCGCCGGCGAGCCGATCGCCGAAGGCCGGTGGAGCGCCGACAAGAAGGCTCGCATCCGGAGCAGCCGGATCCTGGGCACCCGCCTGCTGTCGGAATCCCTCGCCAGCCTCCCCACCCGGCCCGAGGTGCTCGTGTCCGCCTCCGCCATCGGGATTTACGGCAACCGGGGCGACGAGGTCCTCAACGAGGACAGCTCGCTCGGCGCCGACTTCCTTTCCGAGGTCGGCAAGGAGTGGGAGGCAGCGACGGCACCGGCCCGCGACGCCGGCATCCGCGTCGTGAATCTCCGCTTCGGGATCATCCTGGCGGCAGATGGCGGCGCCCTGCCACGGATGGTGAAGCCCTTCCTGCTCGGGGCCGGTGGCCCCATCGGGAACGGGCGGCAGTGGATGAGCTGGGTCGCCATCGAAGATGCCGTCCGGATCGTCCTGCGGGCGCTCGAGGATGCGCGGATGACCGGCCCGGTCAATGCGGTCTCGCCCAACCCTGTCCGCAACACCGACTTCGCCGACCGCCTCGGCGAGGTGCTCCACCGGCCCGCCCTGGTGCCGGCGCCCGCCTTCGCCCTCCGGCTCCTCTTCGGCGAAATGGCCGATGCCGCCCTCCTCGCCAGCCAGCGGGTGGCCCCCGCACGACTGCTCGAGGGCGGCTTCGAATTCCGCTACCCTACCCTCCCCGAGGCGCTGCGCGCAGTCCTCGACCGCTGA
- the queE gene encoding 7-carboxy-7-deazaguanine synthase — translation MSYAVKEIFYTLQGEGAHAGRPAVFCRFAGCNLWSGREADRASATCNFCDTDFVGTDGPGGGRFTTPTALAAAVAAAWPAAPGDGIPYVVCTGGEPLLQLDAAAVDALHAAGFVVAVETNGTQAAPPGLDWICVSPKAGAPVQLRRGDELKLVFPQPDAPPDAFEALEFTHRFLQPMDGPRRREHTAQAAAYCLAHPSWRLSLQTHKLIGLP, via the coding sequence ATGAGCTACGCCGTCAAGGAAATCTTCTACACGCTGCAGGGTGAGGGCGCTCACGCCGGGCGGCCGGCGGTGTTCTGCCGGTTTGCCGGCTGCAATCTCTGGAGCGGCCGCGAGGCGGACCGCGCCAGCGCCACCTGCAACTTCTGCGACACCGATTTTGTCGGAACGGACGGGCCCGGCGGCGGACGCTTCACGACGCCGACAGCACTCGCGGCGGCGGTCGCCGCCGCCTGGCCCGCCGCTCCGGGGGATGGCATTCCCTACGTCGTCTGCACCGGGGGTGAGCCGCTCTTGCAGCTCGATGCCGCGGCGGTGGACGCCCTGCATGCGGCGGGATTCGTGGTGGCGGTGGAAACCAACGGAACGCAGGCGGCTCCACCGGGGCTCGACTGGATTTGCGTCAGCCCCAAGGCCGGGGCGCCCGTACAGCTGCGGCGTGGCGACGAATTGAAGCTGGTCTTTCCCCAACCCGATGCGCCGCCCGACGCCTTCGAGGCCCTCGAATTCACGCATCGCTTCCTGCAGCCGATGGACGGGCCACGACGCCGGGAACACACCGCCCAGGCCGCTGCCTACTGCCTTGCGCATCCATCATGGCGCCTGAGCCTGCAGACGCACAAACTCATCGGACTTCCCTGA
- a CDS encoding HD domain-containing protein translates to MHGYSDRINHALAFAAKHYGTVQGPDRTMAYLAHPANIAIILARYGCEDLTVVAGILHRVLEEAAPHEREELEAKVLEKFGPVVVATACDVLEPRHDALGRLRAWRTCKREFLIQIADAEPRGLDICAADELHNCGAAIRVVRRLGAEYLHADPDASPSDTLWWFGAIADHLDSRREWHNRGMLDELNAMTRELAVLLQIDR, encoded by the coding sequence ATGCACGGATACTCGGATCGCATCAACCACGCGCTGGCCTTCGCCGCCAAGCACTACGGCACCGTCCAGGGGCCGGACCGAACCATGGCCTACCTGGCGCATCCCGCCAACATCGCCATCATCCTCGCGCGTTACGGCTGCGAGGACCTGACCGTGGTTGCCGGCATCCTGCACCGCGTCCTCGAGGAAGCGGCCCCGCACGAGCGGGAGGAGCTCGAGGCGAAGGTGCTCGAGAAGTTCGGGCCGGTCGTGGTGGCCACCGCCTGCGACGTCCTCGAGCCCCGGCACGATGCCCTCGGCCGCCTGCGCGCGTGGCGTACCTGCAAGCGCGAGTTCCTGATCCAGATTGCGGACGCGGAACCGCGCGGGCTCGACATCTGCGCCGCCGACGAACTGCACAACTGCGGCGCGGCCATCCGCGTGGTGCGCCGGCTGGGGGCCGAATACCTGCACGCCGATCCCGACGCGTCCCCGAGCGACACGCTCTGGTGGTTCGGCGCCATCGCCGATCACCTCGACTCCCGCCGCGAGTGGCACAATCGAGGCATGCTCGATGAATTGAACGCCATGACCCGGGAACTCGCCGTCCTGCTGCAGATCGACCGCTGA
- a CDS encoding GGDEF domain-containing protein produces MDQSVAASALGTLPSAFAAACRLSRSDAELFERCRDALVGRFNSTDIWFDISTPLGPVPRIGPRDALDTAVTVAKIRSGDTEVVISAGPDLAARLRAVALPLAHGLSVVVELRSVLLERQSALDDATFQLRALRQVARLLSSVHSSAETEQLILDFMAEVFFTWWACLLRPTGDVYEPRIFRSLDDRIRPAPISRALLDTVLPTGAGAIGGQEIAVAALAPPTTELVVTLDAGTERLAVLLLGPRLNDREYGPAELDLAGTLSFAAAIALKNAHLVEQLQTAANTDELTALMNRRALEERLGAELARSTRHKLDTTVILLDLDNFKLVNDNGGHAAGDDLLRAVGLLLKQQCRQPDVVGRLGGDEFLVMLPMTSPREAMVLVGRVQAGLAELAALGLGRPVTVSIGVAAAPGHGTTVSSLMAAADAAMYKAKRAGGNRAEVAGDF; encoded by the coding sequence ATGGATCAATCCGTCGCTGCATCTGCGCTTGGTACGCTCCCCAGCGCGTTCGCGGCAGCCTGCCGACTCTCCCGCAGCGACGCGGAGCTGTTTGAGCGCTGCCGTGATGCCCTGGTTGGTCGCTTCAACTCCACCGACATCTGGTTCGACATCTCCACGCCGCTCGGGCCCGTGCCGCGCATTGGGCCGCGGGATGCGCTCGACACGGCGGTGACCGTCGCCAAGATCCGGAGCGGCGACACCGAAGTGGTCATCAGCGCCGGACCGGACCTGGCTGCGCGGCTGCGTGCGGTGGCGCTGCCGCTGGCGCACGGGCTGTCGGTGGTCGTGGAGCTGCGCAGCGTGCTGCTGGAGCGTCAATCGGCGCTCGATGACGCCACCTTCCAGCTCCGCGCCCTCCGCCAGGTGGCCCGGCTGCTCAGCTCCGTCCATTCGTCGGCGGAAACCGAGCAGCTGATCCTCGATTTCATGGCGGAAGTGTTTTTCACGTGGTGGGCTTGCCTGCTGCGCCCGACGGGAGACGTGTACGAGCCCAGGATCTTCCGGTCGCTCGACGACCGGATTCGGCCCGCACCCATTTCCCGCGCGCTGCTCGACACGGTGTTGCCCACGGGGGCGGGAGCCATCGGCGGCCAGGAGATCGCGGTCGCCGCGCTGGCGCCTCCGACGACGGAACTCGTGGTGACCCTCGACGCCGGCACCGAACGGCTTGCCGTCCTGCTGCTGGGCCCCCGCCTCAATGACCGCGAGTACGGACCAGCCGAACTCGACCTCGCGGGAACCCTCTCCTTTGCCGCCGCGATCGCCCTGAAGAACGCCCACCTCGTCGAGCAGCTGCAGACCGCGGCCAACACCGACGAACTCACGGCGCTGATGAATCGGCGGGCCCTCGAGGAGCGACTCGGAGCCGAGCTCGCCCGCTCGACGCGCCACAAGCTCGACACCACGGTCATCCTGCTCGATCTCGACAACTTCAAGCTCGTCAACGACAACGGCGGGCACGCCGCCGGCGACGACCTGCTCCGGGCGGTCGGACTGCTCCTCAAGCAGCAGTGCCGTCAGCCCGACGTGGTCGGTCGGCTTGGCGGTGACGAATTCCTCGTCATGCTCCCGATGACCTCCCCACGAGAGGCGATGGTGCTGGTCGGGCGTGTGCAGGCTGGGCTTGCCGAGCTCGCGGCACTCGGGCTGGGGCGCCCGGTCACGGTCAGCATCGGGGTCGCCGCCGCGCCGGGCCACGGCACCACCGTGAGCAGCCTGATGGCCGCCGCCGACGCCGCGATGTACAAGGCCAAGCGCGCCGGCGGAAACCGTGCCGAGGTCGCCGGCGACTTCTGA
- a CDS encoding M1 family metallopeptidase, whose protein sequence is MIRLLARGALASLLTATGLAAQGWQVSPFRPLNLPGLNEYRAASGRPGHAYWQQRVDYRIDATLDPAANEVRGREVISYHNRSPDALPYLWMHLEQNMCAPGSVTSQLDQPPLVFLGSTFDFSCQGFAGGFVLDTVLVAGRPVTPVVYGTTMRLDLPAPMAAGAALDIVIRWRFKVPAFGGGRMGRDGTLYEVAQWYPRLAVYDDLRGWNHDPYIGAGEFYLEYGRFDVSLTVPAGYIVAATGTLQNAGEVLTATQRKRLAKAATSTTPIAVISKAEAGNPGRTRPTATGTLTWRFSADSVRDFAFAASPDFQWDASAWDGIAIHTLYRPSATIWAEANRMTNEALAYYSTQWLRYPYPQFTSIEGPIEGMEYPMITFDPAGPNREDVHWVLAHELGHQWVPMVVGSNERLYPWMDEGFNTFIDLANAARYFKGTAYGDSIEVHPLHLYPDHAGPGEQPLGLRPVEVQDLFWAGYQKPALMLQLLRYEVLGPQRFDAAFRQYLAAWAFRHPSPADFFRLMRDASGMDLDWFWREWVLTTTQLDQAVDSVATESGGVTAVRLASLGTMVMPAELKLTFADGSSEVVRLPVEMWNLGPRFTYRVRGKPAVRSAELDPRHALPDVDRANNRFPR, encoded by the coding sequence GTGATCCGTCTTCTCGCCAGAGGCGCCCTCGCCTCGCTGCTGACCGCCACTGGGCTCGCCGCCCAGGGATGGCAAGTCTCCCCCTTCCGCCCCCTCAACCTGCCGGGCCTCAACGAGTACCGTGCCGCCAGCGGTCGGCCGGGCCACGCCTACTGGCAGCAGCGGGTGGACTACCGGATCGATGCAACCCTGGACCCGGCGGCCAACGAGGTGCGTGGCCGGGAGGTGATCTCGTACCACAACCGCTCCCCGGACGCGCTGCCCTACCTGTGGATGCACCTGGAGCAGAACATGTGCGCGCCCGGGAGCGTCACCTCCCAGCTCGACCAGCCACCGCTCGTCTTCCTCGGCTCTACCTTCGACTTCTCCTGCCAGGGATTTGCGGGTGGGTTTGTGCTCGACACCGTGCTCGTGGCCGGCCGCCCGGTGACGCCCGTGGTGTACGGCACCACGATGCGGCTCGACCTGCCGGCGCCGATGGCCGCGGGCGCCGCGCTCGACATTGTCATCCGGTGGCGGTTCAAGGTGCCTGCCTTTGGCGGCGGCCGGATGGGTCGCGACGGCACGCTCTACGAGGTGGCGCAGTGGTATCCGCGCCTTGCGGTGTACGACGACCTCCGCGGCTGGAACCACGATCCGTATATCGGGGCAGGGGAGTTCTACCTCGAATACGGGCGGTTCGATGTCTCGTTGACCGTCCCCGCCGGCTATATCGTGGCCGCCACCGGCACGCTGCAAAACGCCGGCGAGGTCCTGACGGCCACTCAGCGCAAGCGCCTCGCCAAGGCGGCGACCTCGACCACGCCAATCGCGGTCATTTCCAAGGCCGAGGCCGGGAACCCTGGCCGCACTCGCCCCACGGCGACCGGCACCCTCACCTGGCGCTTCAGCGCCGACAGTGTGCGCGACTTCGCGTTCGCCGCGAGCCCCGACTTCCAGTGGGATGCGAGCGCCTGGGATGGGATTGCGATTCACACTCTCTACCGGCCCTCGGCCACGATCTGGGCTGAAGCCAACAGGATGACCAACGAGGCGCTGGCCTACTACAGTACCCAGTGGTTGCGGTACCCGTACCCGCAGTTCACCAGCATCGAGGGGCCGATCGAGGGGATGGAGTACCCGATGATCACCTTTGATCCCGCCGGCCCCAACCGGGAAGATGTGCATTGGGTGCTGGCGCACGAACTTGGGCACCAGTGGGTCCCGATGGTGGTCGGCTCCAACGAACGCCTCTATCCCTGGATGGACGAAGGGTTCAACACCTTCATCGACCTGGCCAACGCCGCGCGGTACTTCAAGGGCACCGCCTACGGCGACTCGATCGAAGTCCACCCCCTGCACCTCTATCCCGACCATGCCGGGCCGGGGGAGCAGCCGCTCGGCCTCCGGCCGGTGGAGGTGCAGGACCTCTTCTGGGCCGGCTACCAGAAGCCGGCGCTGATGCTGCAGCTCCTGCGGTACGAGGTGCTGGGCCCGCAACGGTTCGACGCCGCGTTCCGCCAGTATCTGGCCGCGTGGGCGTTCCGCCACCCGTCGCCGGCGGACTTCTTCCGCCTGATGCGTGACGCCTCCGGGATGGACCTCGACTGGTTCTGGCGGGAGTGGGTGCTGACGACCACGCAGCTCGACCAGGCGGTGGACAGCGTCGCGACCGAGAGCGGGGGCGTCACGGCGGTCAGGCTCGCCAGCCTCGGCACCATGGTCATGCCTGCGGAGCTGAAGCTCACCTTTGCCGACGGGTCCTCGGAGGTGGTACGGCTGCCGGTCGAAATGTGGAACCTGGGTCCACGCTTCACCTATCGCGTGCGCGGGAAACCCGCCGTCAGGAGTGCGGAACTCGACCCCCGGCATGCGCTGCCCGACGTGGACCGCGCCAACAACCGGTTTCCCCGGTGA
- the queC gene encoding 7-cyano-7-deazaguanine synthase QueC yields the protein MPSPPAVVLLSGGLDSATTLAVARAEGFACHALSFRYGQRHAVELTSAAAVASHLGAASHRIIEIDLRAFGGSALTDDLPVPKDRDAAARADGIPITYVPARNTIFLSYALGCAEVLGAADIFLGINAVDYSGYPDCRPAFVEAFERMANLATRAGVEGRRMSIHAPLLAMSKADIIARGLELGVDFGMTLSCYDPAPDGVSCGRCDACQLRLEGFRAVGQPDPARYLPA from the coding sequence ATGCCCTCTCCCCCGGCCGTCGTCCTCCTGAGCGGAGGTCTCGATTCCGCCACGACACTGGCTGTCGCCCGTGCGGAGGGATTTGCCTGCCATGCCCTGAGCTTCCGCTACGGTCAGCGTCACGCCGTCGAGCTGACAAGCGCCGCCGCGGTCGCTAGTCACCTCGGTGCCGCCTCGCACCGGATCATCGAGATCGACCTGCGCGCGTTCGGGGGGTCCGCACTCACCGACGACCTTCCGGTCCCCAAGGACCGCGACGCCGCGGCGCGCGCCGACGGCATTCCGATCACGTATGTCCCCGCTCGCAACACGATCTTCCTCTCCTACGCCCTCGGCTGCGCCGAGGTGCTGGGCGCCGCCGACATCTTTCTTGGAATCAACGCCGTGGATTACAGCGGCTACCCTGACTGCCGGCCGGCATTCGTGGAGGCGTTCGAGCGGATGGCCAACCTGGCCACGCGGGCAGGCGTCGAGGGCCGGCGGATGTCGATTCACGCCCCGCTGCTCGCGATGAGCAAGGCGGACATCATCGCCCGCGGACTCGAGCTGGGCGTCGACTTCGGGATGACACTGAGCTGCTACGATCCCGCGCCGGACGGCGTGTCGTGCGGCCGATGCGACGCCTGCCAGCTCCGACTCGAGGGCTTCCGGGCAGTCGGGCAGCCTGATCCCGCCCGGTACCTCCCGGCATGA